One genomic segment of Balaenoptera musculus isolate JJ_BM4_2016_0621 chromosome 11, mBalMus1.pri.v3, whole genome shotgun sequence includes these proteins:
- the LOC118903060 gene encoding thymosin beta-4 produces the protein MSDKPDMAEIEKFDKSKLKKTETREKNPLPSQETIEQEKQAGES, from the coding sequence AACCCGATATGGCTGAGATTGAGAAATTCGATAAGTCgaaactgaagaaaacagaaacgaGAGAGAAAAATCCACTGCCTTCACAAGAAACGATTGAACAGGAGAAGCAAGCGGGCGAGTCGTAA
- the MCCD1 gene encoding mitochondrial coiled-coil domain protein 1, with the protein MSSWTLSGARLGGGWVQQSRAGAGPGTEARPQPGASQFLVAVGWLRQLLASPAMVLPLPWLSRSCCRRLLLPSWPPALQGSWRCCSQGPKASTEKTSSTGTGQTSPSRDPWPRPTAELAQAEELLEQQLELYQALLEGQEGAWEAQALVLKIQKLKEQMRRHRESLGEDA; encoded by the exons ATGAGTTCCTGGACTCTGTCTGGGGCCAGGTTAGGAGGCGGGTGGGTgcagcagagcagggcaggggcagggccaggcacTGAAGCGAGGCCACAGCCTGGAGCGAGCCAGTTCCTGGTGGCTGTTGGGTGGCTCAGACAGCTCCTTGCCTCCCCAGCCATGGTTCTCCCTTTGCCCTGGCTCTCCCGAAGTTGCTGCCGTCGCCTCCTCCTACCATCCTGGCCCCCAGCACTCCAGGGCTCCTGGAGGTGCTGCTCCCAGGGTCCCAAGGCAAGCACAGAAAAGACGAGCTCCACAGGCACTGGGCAGACGTCACCTTCCAGG GACCCCTGGCCCCGCCCCACAGCTGAGCTGGCCCAAGCTGAGGAGCTGCTGGAGCAGCAGTTGGAGCTGTACCAAGCCCTGCTCGAAGGGCAAGAGGGGGCCTGGGAAGCCCAGGCCCTGGTGCTCAAGATCCAGAAGCTGAAGGAACAGAtgaggagacacagagagagccTGGGAGAAGACGCCTAA
- the DDX39B gene encoding spliceosome RNA helicase DDX39B codes for MAENDVDNELLDYEDDEVETAAGGDGAEAPAKKDVKGSYVSIHSSGFRDFLLKPELLRAIVDCGFEHPSEVQHECIPQAILGMDVLCQAKSGMGKTAVFVLATLQQLEPVTGQVSVLVMCHTRELAFQISKEYERFSKYMPNVKVAVFFGGLSIKKDEEVLKKNCPHIVVGTPGRILALARNKSLNLKHIKHFILDECDKMLEQLDMRRDVQEIFRMTPHEKQVMMFSATLSKEIRPVCRKFMQDPMEIFVDDETKLTLHGLQQYYVKLKDNEKNRKLFDLLDVLEFNQVVIFVKSVQRCIALAQLLVEQNFPAIAIHRGMPQEERLSRYQQFKDFQRRILVATNLFGRGMDIERVNIAFNYDMPEDSDTYLHRVARAGRFGTKGLAITFVSDENDAKILNDVQDRFEVNISELPDEIDISSYIEQTR; via the exons ATGGCAGAGAACGATGTGGACAATGAGCTCTTGGATTATGAAGATGATGAGGTGGAGACAGCAGCTGGGGGAGATGGGGCTGAGGCCCCTGCCAAGAAGGATGTCAAGGGCTCCTACGTTTCCATTCACAGCTCTGGCTTTCGTGACTTTCTGCTCAAGCCAGAGTTGCTCCGGGCCATTGTTGACTGTGGCTTTGAGCATCCATCAGAAG TCCAGCATGAATGCATCCCTCAGGCCATCCTGGGAATGGATGTCCTATGCCAGGCCAAGTCAGGCATGGGAAAGACGGCGGTGTTTGTGCTGGCTACACTGCAACAACTGGAGCCAGTTACTGGGCAG GTGTCTGTACTGGTGATGTGTCACACTCGGGAGTTGGCTTTTCAGATCAGCAAGGAATATGAACGCTTCTCTAAATACATGCCCAACGTCAAG GTCGCAGTGTTTTTTGGTGGTCTGTCTATCAAGAAAGATGAAGAGGTGCTGAAGAAGAACTGCCCGCATATCGTCGTGGGGACCCCTGGCCGCATCCTAGCCCTGGCTCGAAATAAGAGCCTCAATCTCAAACACATTAAACACTTTATCTTGGATGAATGCGATAAGATGCTTGAACAGCTCG acATGCGTCGGGATGTCCAGGAAATTTTTCGCATGACCCCCCATGAGAAGCAGGTCATGATGTTCAGTGCTACCTTGAGCAAAGAGATTCGCCCAGTCTGCCGCAAGTTCATGCAAGAC CCAATGGAGATCTTCGTGGATGATGAGACGAAGCTGACGCTGCATGGGTTGCAGCAGTACTACGTGAAACTGAAGGACAACGAGAAGAACCGGAAGCTCTTTGACCTTCTGGATGTCCTTGAATTCAACCAG gtggtGATATTTGTGAAGTCTGTGCAGCGTTGCATTGCCCTGGCCCAGCTCCTGGTGGAGCAGAACTTCCCAGCTATTGCCATCCACCGTGGGATGCCTCAGGAGGAGAG GCTTTCTCGGTATCAGCAGTTTAAAGATTTTCAACGACGAATTCTTGTGGCTACCAACCTGTTTGGCCGAGGCATGGACATTGAGCGGGTGAACATTGCCTTTAACTACGACATGCCTGAGGATTCTGACACCTACCTGCATCGG GTGGCCAGAGCAGGCCGGTTTGGCACCAAGGGCTTGGCCATCACGTTTGTGTCAGATGAGAATGATGCCAAGATTCTCAATGATGTGCAGGATCGCTTTGAAGTCAATATTAGTGAGCTGCCTGATGAGATAGACATCTCCTCCTACA TTGAACAGACGCGGTAG